Proteins encoded together in one Vibrio metoecus window:
- a CDS encoding DNA-J related domain-containing protein, with protein MSDSHQLAATFQTYMENPLLWPIFEVLKHQSSGWKVHTLAAHLSELGIMPVLDTQPEKDLFKRNFLIMNALYQLQETLHPEKWLQVEAMNIILMPMMRSEFHDIDVNDPLRDYYTQWMNYEADEGEVKRLLNEFWTRYRHSVGSHNGKDLSRGQALRLFELSEEASSLEIRKTWRKLALRWHPDRDNGNAERFRILCEAWNVLRQEP; from the coding sequence ATGTCAGACAGTCACCAACTTGCCGCAACGTTTCAAACGTACATGGAAAATCCGTTGTTGTGGCCAATTTTTGAGGTACTGAAGCATCAGTCGTCAGGCTGGAAAGTGCACACCTTAGCCGCGCATTTAAGTGAGTTAGGGATTATGCCGGTGTTGGATACTCAGCCGGAGAAAGACTTGTTTAAGCGTAATTTTTTGATCATGAATGCGCTTTATCAATTGCAAGAAACATTGCATCCAGAGAAATGGTTACAAGTCGAGGCGATGAACATCATTTTAATGCCGATGATGCGCAGTGAATTTCATGATATTGACGTGAATGATCCACTTCGAGATTACTACACACAGTGGATGAACTATGAAGCGGATGAAGGGGAGGTTAAGCGCCTACTCAACGAATTCTGGACTCGCTATCGTCATTCTGTTGGTAGCCATAATGGTAAAGATTTAAGCCGAGGTCAGGCTTTACGTCTGTTTGAGCTCAGTGAGGAAGCGAGTTCGCTAGAAATCCGCAAAACTTGGCGTAAGCTAGCCTTACGCTGGCACCCAGATCGAGATAATGGCAATGCCGAGCGTTTTCGGATTTTATGTGAAGCATGGAACGTGTTAAGACAAGAGCCCTGA
- a CDS encoding DUF2238 domain-containing protein, which yields MPLSRPLIGLTLLYSFVFVFSAIAPHSRAVWFAEIIPAVLILGGIWWISLRWSFSTTAYVLMFIWLCLHTIGAKYTFAEVPFDWFNSMLGSTRNHFDRVAHFSIGFYAYPIAEWLIRKQHTKPWLAYSFALFSIMSLAAGYEIIEWWYAAVAGGDEGIAFLGSQGDIWDAQKDMLCDTLGALSALGLFRLQRIRH from the coding sequence ATGCCGCTATCACGACCACTCATCGGCTTGACCCTACTTTACAGTTTCGTATTTGTTTTTTCCGCCATTGCTCCCCATTCACGGGCAGTTTGGTTTGCAGAGATTATTCCAGCCGTCCTGATTTTAGGCGGGATTTGGTGGATATCTTTACGTTGGTCATTCAGCACCACGGCCTATGTTTTGATGTTTATCTGGCTCTGCTTACACACGATTGGTGCCAAATACACCTTTGCGGAAGTACCGTTTGACTGGTTCAATTCGATGCTCGGCTCAACCCGAAATCATTTCGATCGCGTCGCCCACTTTTCGATCGGTTTTTATGCTTATCCCATTGCTGAATGGTTAATACGCAAACAACACACCAAACCTTGGTTAGCGTACAGCTTCGCTCTCTTTAGCATCATGAGTTTGGCGGCAGGTTATGAAATCATTGAGTGGTGGTATGCCGCTGTCGCAGGTGGTGACGAAGGCATCGCCTTCTTAGGTTCACAAGGTGATATTTGGGATGCGCAAAAAGATATGTTATGCGACACGCTCGGAGCGTTGAGCGCACTAGGATTATTCCGCTTGCAACGAATTCGTCATTAA
- a CDS encoding transcription initiation factor TFIIIB has translation MNNPHVEETIECCPLCQHDEFFISADKEKFFCAQCGFHTNTLTSIQPMLAAKANHLGNRFVHSGVKTRQ, from the coding sequence ATGAATAATCCACATGTAGAAGAAACCATCGAATGCTGCCCACTCTGTCAACACGACGAATTTTTCATTTCTGCGGATAAAGAGAAATTCTTCTGTGCGCAGTGTGGTTTTCACACCAATACACTCACCAGCATTCAACCAATGCTGGCAGCCAAAGCCAACCATCTCGGTAATCGGTTTGTTCATTCTGGGGTAAAAACACGTCAGTAA
- a CDS encoding HAD family hydrolase, protein MTEARVKCVIFDCEGTLVDSERLCCEALVQVFGEIGITLSYQQVAEHFSGGKIADILNSACQLAQITADIDLLEQRYRSIVAATFSRKLSPMGGARALLHYLKRNQIEFCVVSNAPREKITMTLTLAGLDGYFKGRIFSAFDANSWKPEPDLIRYCAMNMGFTLDECVYVDDTPKGVEAGLNAGVLTFQLSPLNAQSRSDSSQVIVLSNLLQLAEFLTGHPLRQSA, encoded by the coding sequence ATGACAGAAGCCAGAGTGAAATGTGTCATTTTTGACTGTGAAGGAACCTTAGTGGATAGCGAACGCTTGTGCTGTGAGGCATTAGTGCAGGTGTTTGGCGAAATAGGAATCACGCTAAGCTATCAGCAAGTCGCGGAACATTTTTCCGGTGGAAAAATCGCTGACATTCTCAATTCAGCTTGTCAACTGGCGCAGATCACCGCAGATATTGATTTGTTGGAACAGCGTTATCGCTCCATTGTTGCTGCGACATTCAGTCGTAAGTTGTCTCCAATGGGAGGTGCGCGCGCTTTGCTGCATTATTTAAAACGCAATCAAATAGAGTTTTGTGTAGTGTCTAACGCGCCGCGAGAAAAAATCACAATGACGCTCACTTTGGCAGGACTGGACGGCTACTTCAAAGGCCGGATTTTTTCGGCCTTTGATGCGAATAGTTGGAAGCCTGAACCGGATCTGATTCGCTACTGTGCGATGAATATGGGGTTTACCTTAGACGAATGTGTGTATGTCGATGATACGCCAAAAGGTGTAGAGGCTGGGCTCAATGCGGGGGTGCTCACGTTCCAGTTAAGCCCTTTAAACGCACAAAGCCGCAGTGATTCCAGTCAAGTCATTGTGCTGAGCAATTTGCTTCAACTGGCTGAGTTTTTAACTGGTCATCCGCTGCGTCAATCGGCGTAA
- a CDS encoding CreA family protein has translation MLNPIRSALLLSFAFVLSGCDRSEVGDVSLGMFTMKDIKINNLTDPIVTGVTCHVASIEADLSLADPSDSSISCRQTGEITPEMIAQIDKSTSGEVVFQKSKSIFFKSMKIRRIFDAKNQTLMYLSYSTKETSGSFKHSLSTVPLWGTQAYNAFPETQNK, from the coding sequence ATGCTTAACCCAATTCGCAGTGCCTTACTTCTTTCTTTCGCTTTCGTATTGAGTGGCTGTGATCGCTCGGAGGTTGGTGATGTAAGCCTTGGTATGTTCACCATGAAAGACATTAAAATCAATAATCTGACTGACCCCATTGTCACTGGTGTCACCTGCCATGTGGCCAGTATTGAAGCGGATTTGAGTCTCGCTGATCCTTCAGACTCATCCATTTCTTGCCGCCAAACGGGAGAGATCACTCCAGAAATGATCGCTCAAATAGATAAATCGACATCAGGTGAAGTTGTATTCCAGAAATCCAAGAGCATCTTTTTTAAATCAATGAAAATTCGCCGCATTTTTGATGCGAAAAACCAAACCCTGATGTATCTCTCCTACTCGACCAAAGAAACATCCGGCAGCTTTAAACACAGCCTTTCTACCGTGCCGCTGTGGGGCACTCAAGCCTATAACGCCTTCCCTGAAACACAAAACAAATAG
- a CDS encoding inosine/guanosine kinase gives MKFPGQRKSKHYFPTHARDPLVNQIQQTPKLHRPTIVGVGQTIVDIEARVDDEFLTRYELSKGHSLVLEESKADALYKELVERGLITHQYPGDTIGNTLHNYSVLADSKSVLLGVMSKNIEVGSYAYRYLCRTSSRMNLNHLQTVDGPIGRCYTLISEDGERTFAINEGHMNKLRPDSIPEEVFEKASALVVSSYLMRGKPEDPMPQAVQRAIEIAKAHGIPVVLTLGTKYVIEGNAEWWQNYMKEHITVVAMNEEEGAALTGERDPLLAADKALEWVDLVLCTAGPVGLYMAGYIEESAKRETELPLLPGNIPEFNKYEFSRAMRKQDCTHPLKVYSHIGPYLGGPLEIKNTNGAGDGALSALLHDMAANAYHQRNVPNSAKHDQPYLTYSSLSQVCKYANRVSYEVLTQHSPRLSRSLPEREDSLEETYWDR, from the coding sequence ATGAAGTTTCCCGGTCAGCGCAAATCTAAGCACTATTTTCCAACTCACGCTCGCGATCCACTCGTAAACCAAATTCAGCAAACACCCAAGCTCCACCGCCCGACGATTGTCGGTGTGGGCCAAACCATCGTCGATATTGAAGCTCGCGTCGATGACGAGTTTTTAACTCGCTACGAGTTAAGCAAAGGTCATTCGCTGGTATTGGAAGAAAGTAAAGCCGATGCGCTTTATAAAGAATTGGTGGAACGTGGCTTGATCACTCACCAATATCCGGGAGATACCATTGGTAACACATTGCACAATTACTCCGTTTTGGCGGACAGCAAATCGGTTTTGCTGGGTGTAATGTCAAAGAATATCGAAGTCGGCTCATACGCTTATCGTTACCTGTGCCGAACCTCTTCACGCATGAACCTCAACCATCTACAAACCGTGGATGGCCCAATTGGTCGCTGCTATACCCTGATTTCAGAAGATGGTGAACGCACGTTTGCGATCAATGAAGGGCATATGAACAAGCTACGCCCAGATAGCATTCCAGAAGAAGTGTTTGAAAAAGCTTCAGCTCTGGTGGTTTCATCTTACTTGATGCGTGGAAAACCAGAAGACCCTATGCCACAAGCGGTACAACGCGCCATTGAAATTGCAAAGGCACACGGTATTCCCGTGGTGCTGACTCTAGGCACAAAATATGTGATCGAAGGCAATGCCGAGTGGTGGCAAAACTACATGAAAGAACATATTACCGTTGTTGCGATGAATGAAGAAGAAGGCGCTGCGCTGACGGGTGAACGAGATCCACTGCTTGCCGCTGATAAAGCTCTGGAATGGGTTGACTTAGTTCTATGCACCGCTGGTCCTGTGGGGTTGTACATGGCGGGATACATTGAAGAATCAGCGAAGCGTGAAACTGAGCTACCACTGCTACCGGGTAATATTCCTGAGTTTAATAAGTACGAATTTAGCCGTGCTATGCGCAAACAAGATTGTACTCATCCGCTGAAGGTTTATTCACACATTGGCCCATATTTAGGTGGTCCATTGGAAATTAAAAACACCAATGGAGCTGGCGATGGCGCACTTTCTGCGTTACTGCACGACATGGCGGCAAACGCGTATCACCAACGTAATGTGCCAAATTCTGCCAAGCATGATCAGCCATACCTGACCTATTCCTCGCTCTCTCAAGTGTGTAAATACGCGAACCGTGTGAGCTATGAGGTGTTAACTCAACACTCTCCACGCTTATCACGCTCACTACCTGAACGCGAAGATAGCTTAGAAGAAACATATTGGGATCGTTAA
- a CDS encoding LTA synthase family protein, translating into MNKLKRLFGPLYPIVCALLALLAIFTLSRLGLAIWHFDRVTDAEGWVRIFSSGLRVDFASICYLFILPALLTSLISGEHCLGRIWNWILRLWITVGLWIVVYMEVATPPFIIEYDLRPNRLFVEYLIYPKEVFGMLWSGYKLELFIGLVVSVLTVVLGWRWSKTLVSNLRYPKWYWRPVIAVLVVAIGILGARSSLGHRPMNPAMVSFSSDPLMNDLALNSAYSVIFAAKQMGSEANAFEFYPKMDKQLVIDQVRASMTVAPEDFISDEKPSLANHVAIYQGAPKNIVILLMESHGARYVKSLGGIDVSPNMDKLINEGWAFTRMYATGTRSVRGIEAVTTGFSPTPARSVVKLGKSQNNFFSIAGLLKTQQYHTQFIYGGESHFDNMKSFFLGNGFVDMQDFPTFSNPKFVGSWGASDEDVFNKADEQFTQMSKEGKPFFSLVFTSSNHSPFEYPDGVITQYNEPKQTVENAVKYADYALGQFVEKAKKSPYWDNTVFVVVADHDARTQGTNPIPVEYFHIPAVIFGGGIEARKDDRLLSQLDLAPTLLSLAGISSQNPMIGFDLTKDVPVEKQRAMMQRDKNFGWLTPDNQVVVLQPGQDITTYQYDSVTHKMTPLQLDESIVTRAHANAMWGSLAFKENFYIAQKSYELEK; encoded by the coding sequence TTGAATAAACTAAAACGACTCTTTGGCCCTCTTTATCCTATTGTTTGCGCCCTTCTTGCTTTGTTAGCCATTTTTACGCTATCTCGTTTAGGGTTAGCGATTTGGCATTTTGACCGCGTGACCGATGCAGAAGGCTGGGTACGCATTTTCTCCAGTGGTTTACGGGTGGACTTTGCGTCAATCTGCTATTTGTTCATTTTACCTGCACTTTTGACTAGCTTAATTTCCGGTGAGCATTGTTTAGGCCGCATTTGGAATTGGATTCTGCGTCTTTGGATCACCGTAGGTCTGTGGATCGTTGTGTACATGGAAGTGGCTACTCCTCCTTTTATTATTGAGTACGATCTGCGGCCTAACCGTTTGTTTGTGGAATACCTCATCTATCCGAAAGAAGTCTTTGGTATGTTGTGGTCTGGCTATAAATTGGAGCTATTTATCGGTCTAGTCGTGAGTGTACTGACGGTTGTGCTCGGCTGGCGATGGAGTAAAACACTGGTTTCTAACTTGCGTTACCCTAAGTGGTATTGGCGTCCAGTGATTGCTGTACTTGTTGTGGCAATTGGTATTTTAGGCGCTCGTTCTTCTTTAGGGCATCGTCCTATGAATCCAGCAATGGTCTCTTTCTCTAGCGATCCTTTGATGAACGATCTTGCGCTCAACTCCGCATATTCAGTTATTTTCGCAGCCAAGCAAATGGGCTCAGAGGCCAACGCGTTTGAGTTTTATCCAAAAATGGATAAACAACTCGTGATCGATCAAGTTCGTGCTTCGATGACTGTCGCTCCGGAAGATTTCATTAGTGATGAAAAACCATCTTTGGCCAATCATGTCGCGATTTACCAAGGTGCACCTAAAAACATCGTCATTTTGTTGATGGAAAGCCACGGTGCGCGTTATGTGAAAAGCCTCGGAGGTATTGATGTTTCTCCAAACATGGACAAGTTGATTAACGAAGGCTGGGCATTTACTCGTATGTATGCCACGGGTACTCGCTCAGTCCGTGGCATTGAAGCGGTAACCACAGGATTCTCTCCAACGCCTGCTCGCTCTGTAGTGAAGCTAGGTAAAAGTCAGAATAACTTCTTCTCCATTGCAGGTTTGCTGAAAACTCAGCAGTACCACACGCAATTCATTTATGGTGGCGAGAGCCATTTTGACAATATGAAGAGTTTCTTCCTCGGCAATGGCTTTGTGGATATGCAAGACTTTCCTACTTTCTCAAATCCGAAATTTGTAGGATCGTGGGGAGCATCGGATGAAGATGTGTTTAACAAGGCTGATGAGCAGTTCACCCAAATGTCAAAAGAAGGAAAACCTTTTTTTAGCTTAGTGTTTACTTCATCTAACCATAGCCCGTTTGAATATCCAGATGGTGTGATTACTCAATACAATGAACCTAAACAGACGGTAGAAAATGCGGTGAAATACGCTGACTACGCGTTGGGGCAATTTGTTGAAAAGGCGAAAAAATCCCCTTATTGGGATAACACCGTGTTTGTTGTTGTCGCAGACCATGACGCGCGTACACAAGGTACCAATCCAATCCCTGTGGAATATTTCCATATTCCGGCGGTTATTTTTGGTGGTGGCATTGAAGCGCGTAAAGATGACCGCTTACTCAGCCAGTTGGATCTAGCTCCGACGCTTCTCTCTTTAGCCGGCATTAGCAGTCAAAACCCGATGATCGGCTTTGATTTAACTAAAGATGTTCCGGTTGAAAAACAACGTGCGATGATGCAACGTGACAAAAACTTCGGTTGGTTAACACCAGATAATCAAGTGGTTGTATTGCAGCCAGGACAAGATATCACGACCTATCAATATGATTCAGTGACGCATAAAATGACACCGCTTCAGCTTGATGAATCGATCGTGACTCGCGCACACGCTAATGCGATGTGGGGGAGTTTGGCGTTTAAAGAGAATTTCTACATCGCGCAAAAAAGTTATGAATTGGAAAAATAA
- the vesA gene encoding GlyGly-anchored extracellular serine protease VesA, which produces MRKWLWMLLLLATRVAAVDLSPYIVNGTNANVANYPSFASLAIYISPYQYSSRTYCGATVLNSRYILTAAHCIYGDSYAMLYTVAIPQLQDESDFPNGNIQFARGSEFYYPDNYVNSSSVYWPNDIAIIKLENDLNVSNFVGVLNSTINGNYDVSGVYKAVGHGYVYSNVAGGTQLLETTLDFVPFSTCSAYYGANLGSGHVCFSGPVTGGYKNSTCSGDSGGPVYFDSGSGYVQIGITSFGPSVCGDSTQPVTSVFTEVSDYYNWILRVMNGLETPKYYVTESNGVRTLTSGGTTATTVSESSASGGAGSLFLVFLLGGLSIIRGNKLSI; this is translated from the coding sequence ATGCGCAAATGGCTATGGATGCTTTTATTGCTAGCGACGAGAGTCGCGGCCGTGGACCTTTCACCCTATATCGTGAATGGCACAAATGCGAATGTTGCGAATTACCCTTCTTTTGCTAGCTTGGCAATTTATATTTCTCCCTATCAATATAGTTCTAGAACCTACTGTGGTGCGACGGTGCTTAACTCACGCTACATCCTCACCGCGGCACACTGCATTTATGGTGATAGTTACGCCATGCTCTACACGGTAGCCATCCCCCAGTTACAAGATGAAAGCGATTTCCCGAATGGCAATATTCAGTTTGCTCGTGGTTCAGAGTTCTATTATCCAGACAACTATGTGAATTCATCTTCCGTTTATTGGCCGAATGATATCGCGATCATTAAATTAGAAAATGACCTTAACGTGAGTAATTTTGTAGGGGTGCTCAATAGTACGATCAATGGCAACTATGACGTCAGTGGCGTCTATAAAGCGGTGGGGCATGGCTATGTGTATAGCAACGTAGCAGGAGGGACTCAATTGCTAGAAACGACCTTGGACTTTGTACCTTTTTCGACTTGCTCGGCTTATTACGGTGCAAATTTAGGTTCAGGACATGTCTGCTTTTCTGGTCCGGTAACTGGCGGATATAAAAACTCCACTTGTTCGGGTGATTCAGGGGGACCCGTCTACTTCGATAGTGGCTCAGGCTATGTACAAATTGGGATCACCAGTTTTGGTCCATCCGTTTGTGGTGATTCGACTCAGCCAGTGACTTCGGTATTCACGGAAGTCTCCGACTATTACAACTGGATTTTACGAGTGATGAATGGGTTAGAAACGCCGAAGTATTACGTCACAGAAAGCAACGGAGTGCGTACATTGACCTCAGGAGGAACTACGGCGACCACGGTGAGTGAAAGCTCAGCGAGTGGCGGCGCAGGTTCTTTGTTTTTGGTTTTCTTGTTGGGAGGGCTGAGCATTATTCGGGGCAACAAGCTGAGTATTTGA
- the tnpA gene encoding IS200/IS605-like element IS1004 family transposase, which yields MGDYRSSSHVYWRCKYHIVWTPKFRFKILKGNVAKELNRSIYILCNMKDCEVLELNVQPDHVHLVAIIPPKVSISTLMGVLKGRSAIRLFNKFPHIRKKLWGNHFWARGYFVDTVGVNEEIIRRYVRHQDKKELEQEQQLELLRE from the coding sequence ATGGGCGACTACAGAAGTTCATCACACGTCTATTGGCGTTGCAAATATCATATCGTTTGGACACCAAAATTTCGTTTTAAGATCTTAAAAGGTAATGTAGCCAAAGAGCTAAATCGTTCGATCTACATTCTTTGTAATATGAAAGATTGTGAAGTATTGGAACTCAATGTTCAGCCAGATCATGTCCACTTAGTTGCGATAATTCCGCCCAAAGTATCGATTTCGACGTTGATGGGAGTTTTAAAGGGTAGGAGTGCAATTAGGCTATTCAACAAGTTTCCACATATCAGGAAAAAGTTATGGGGAAATCATTTTTGGGCGCGAGGCTATTTTGTGGATACGGTAGGTGTAAATGAAGAAATCATTAGACGGTATGTACGGCATCAAGACAAAAAAGAGCTTGAGCAAGAGCAGCAGTTAGAGTTATTGAGAGAGTAA
- a CDS encoding DEAD/DEAH box helicase, with amino-acid sequence MQDTAIQFSDLALNSAILSALTEMGFVSPTPIQAAAIPVLLEGRDALGKAQTGTGKTAAFSLPLLNKLNLSQHKPQAIVMAPTRELAIQVAAEIKNLGQNIKGLKVLEIYGGASILDQMRALKSGAHIVVGTPGRVKDLITRDRLHLDECHTFILDEADEMLKMGFVDDVTWIMEQAPESAQRVLFSATMPPMVKEIVERFLRNPECVDVAGSNQTVAKVEQQYWVVKGVEKDEAMARLLETEETDASIVFVRTRQDTERLADWLCARGFKAAALHGDIPQSLRERTVDHIKQGVIDILVATDVVARGLDVPRITHVYNYDIPFDVESYIHRIGRTGRAGRKGKAILLVRTNQIRMLRTIERVTRSSMEEIQLPHRDKVAESRLTKLGQELAADKEFSSLERFAELVEKLQASLEIDSTTLAAILLKRQQGKRPLFYVGADPMIEAMEREKSRRRERRDDRRDGDRPARREFGGRDQENHDWDTYQLQVGRDQGVQVKDIVGALANELGLTKGSIGAIKLAQGHTFVQLPKAMSSDVSSKLRKLRIRQKEVGAVVCDFDDFRESRGGARREGGPRRDGGRRPEGNREGGFRGGREGGREGGRGRGGEGRPFREGERRFERNRSGESSGSYRGERGHSRRREEA; translated from the coding sequence ATGCAAGATACTGCAATTCAATTCAGTGATTTAGCACTGAACAGCGCCATCCTTTCTGCCCTAACCGAAATGGGCTTTGTATCACCTACACCTATCCAAGCAGCAGCGATTCCTGTTCTGCTGGAAGGTCGTGATGCACTGGGTAAAGCGCAAACAGGTACGGGTAAAACAGCGGCATTCTCACTGCCTCTGCTGAACAAACTTAATCTGTCTCAACACAAGCCACAAGCTATTGTTATGGCGCCAACGCGTGAGCTGGCGATTCAGGTAGCGGCTGAGATCAAAAACCTTGGCCAAAACATCAAAGGCCTGAAGGTTCTTGAAATCTACGGTGGTGCTTCAATTCTTGATCAAATGCGCGCTCTGAAATCTGGCGCTCACATTGTTGTGGGTACTCCAGGCCGCGTAAAAGATCTGATCACGCGTGATCGTCTACACCTAGACGAATGTCATACTTTCATCTTGGATGAAGCAGACGAAATGCTCAAAATGGGCTTCGTTGATGACGTGACTTGGATCATGGAGCAAGCTCCAGAATCAGCACAACGCGTACTGTTCTCTGCAACTATGCCTCCAATGGTAAAAGAGATCGTTGAGCGTTTTCTACGTAATCCAGAGTGTGTTGACGTAGCCGGTTCTAACCAAACTGTGGCTAAAGTTGAGCAACAATACTGGGTAGTAAAAGGTGTAGAGAAAGATGAAGCGATGGCTCGTCTGCTTGAAACCGAAGAAACCGATGCTTCTATCGTATTCGTACGTACTCGTCAGGATACTGAGCGTCTAGCGGATTGGTTGTGTGCGCGTGGCTTCAAAGCTGCAGCTTTGCACGGTGATATCCCTCAGTCTCTGCGTGAGCGCACCGTTGATCATATCAAGCAAGGTGTGATTGATATTCTGGTTGCGACTGACGTAGTAGCACGTGGTCTGGACGTTCCTCGTATCACTCACGTATACAACTACGATATTCCATTTGATGTGGAATCTTACATCCACCGTATCGGCCGTACTGGTCGTGCTGGACGTAAAGGTAAGGCGATCCTGCTGGTTCGTACTAACCAAATTCGCATGCTGCGCACTATCGAGCGTGTAACTCGTTCTTCTATGGAAGAGATCCAACTGCCACACCGCGATAAAGTGGCTGAATCTCGTCTGACTAAGCTGGGTCAAGAGCTGGCGGCAGATAAAGAGTTCAGCTCACTGGAGCGTTTCGCTGAGCTGGTTGAAAAACTGCAAGCGTCACTGGAAATCGACTCAACCACACTGGCTGCGATTCTGCTGAAACGTCAGCAAGGTAAGCGTCCTCTATTCTACGTTGGTGCTGACCCAATGATCGAAGCGATGGAGCGTGAAAAATCACGTCGTCGTGAGCGTCGTGATGACCGCCGTGATGGTGATCGTCCTGCTCGCCGTGAATTCGGTGGTCGTGATCAAGAGAACCACGATTGGGACACTTACCAGCTGCAAGTTGGCCGTGACCAAGGCGTTCAAGTGAAAGACATCGTAGGTGCACTCGCAAACGAACTGGGTCTGACTAAAGGTTCTATCGGTGCGATCAAACTGGCTCAAGGCCATACGTTTGTTCAGCTGCCAAAAGCGATGTCGAGCGACGTTTCTAGCAAGCTGCGTAAGCTGCGTATCCGCCAGAAAGAAGTGGGTGCTGTAGTGTGTGATTTCGATGACTTCCGCGAATCTCGTGGTGGTGCTCGTCGTGAAGGTGGCCCACGTCGTGACGGTGGTCGTCGTCCTGAAGGCAACCGTGAAGGCGGTTTCCGTGGTGGTCGTGAAGGCGGCCGCGAAGGTGGTCGTGGCCGTGGTGGTGAAGGCCGTCCTTTCCGTGAAGGTGAGCGTCGTTTTGAACGTAACCGTAGTGGTGAGAGCAGTGGTAGCTACCGTGGTGAGCGTGGCCATAGCCGTCGTCGCGAAGAAGCATAA